Proteins found in one Terriglobales bacterium genomic segment:
- a CDS encoding DUF4845 domain-containing protein: protein MKQLKALLGVGVVLAAFYVAFKVMPPYYFQLQFQDAVEEEARQQSYTTKSESEIRDIIYRKAVENNIPVAADQIQVRRTGSGVEISVDYVVHVDLPIYPLDLNFHAGSKNKPM from the coding sequence ATGAAGCAACTCAAGGCCCTGCTCGGTGTGGGCGTCGTGCTCGCGGCGTTCTACGTCGCCTTCAAGGTGATGCCGCCGTATTACTTCCAACTGCAATTCCAGGACGCGGTGGAGGAAGAGGCGCGGCAGCAGTCGTATACCACGAAGAGCGAGAGCGAGATCCGCGACATCATCTACCGCAAGGCGGTGGAGAACAACATCCCGGTGGCGGCGGACCAGATCCAGGTGCGGCGGACCGGGTCGGGAGTGGAGATCAGCGTGGACTACGTGGTGCACGTGGACCTGCCGATCTACCCCCTGGACCTCAATTTTCACGCCGGGTCGAAGAACAAGCCGATGTAG